The nucleotide sequence CGCCGGCCGATGAGTTCGCCGGGAGCCGCCGGTCTACCCCACCGAAAGCACCGCCCAGCGGCAAGAACCCCCAGGGAGCGACCAGATGACCACCCCGGCCTACCAGCAGATGATCTTCGTGAACCTGCCCGTGAACGACCTCGACGCCTCGAAGAAGTTCTTCACGGAGCTCGGCTACACGATCAACCCGCAGTTCAGCGACGACAACGCGGCCTCCGTGGTGATCAGCGACACGATCGTGGCGATGCTGCTCACCAAGCCGTTCTACTCGACGTTCACCAAGAAGGAGATCGCGGACGCCTCGAAGACCAGTGAGGTCCTGATCGCCCTGAGCGCCCCCAGCCGCGAGAAGGTCGACGAGCTGGTCGACCGGGCGCTCGCGCTGGGCGGTTCCCCGAGCGGCGAGACGCAGGACATGGGCTTCATGTACGGCCGTTCCTTCGACGACCTCGACGGCCACACCTGGGAGGTCGTGTGGATGGACCCGTCGGCCGTCCAGGGCTGACCGGCCCGCCGGCAGACACTGCCTAGCATGGGCGGGTGCATCCGACGACACCCGCCCAGCCGTTCGACGGCTCCCACGATCGTGAGATCGAGTCCCTCGCCGAGTTCGACGAGGTGACCCGCGACCACGGCACGCTGTCCCACTTCCGCGTCCAGTCCGTCGACCTGACGGACCGTACGGACGTCCTCCTCGCCCTCGACACCTCGGCCGCCGTCTTCCTCGGCTGCCCGATGACACCGGAGGCGGCCGCCAAGGCCCGTGCCTCGGGCGCCCTGGTCTTCCCGCCCGTACCGGGCCTGTCCTTCGACCCCTACCGCGGATTCGTCTACTCCCCCGAGGAGTTGTTCGCCTCCCTGGACGAGGGCTACGAGGCGACACCGGACGCCCGCACCTACGCCTGGTTCCAGCGGACCAAGGCCGACGGCGACATCTTCGGCTCGATGCTCCGCTCCCTGCACGACGACGCCGTCAGCGACGCGCTGGACGAACTCCTCGCCGGACAGGACGTGGTGGGCGTCATGGGCGGTCACGCGATGGCCCGCGGCACGCAGGAGTACGCCGGCGCGGCCCGCCTCGGCCGTGAACTGGCCCGCACGGGGCTCACGGTGGCGACCGGGGGCGGCCCCGGCGCGATGGAGGCGGCGAACCTCGGCGCCTACGCCGCCCCCTTCGACGACGGCATGCTCGCCGGCGCCCTGGACATCCTGGCCAAGGCGCCGGGGTTCACCCCCTCGGTCACCGACTGGGCGAAGGCCGCCTTCGAGGTGCGGGCCGGCTGGCCGGACGGCGGCCCCTCGGTCGGCATACCCACCTGGTTCTACGGCCACGAGCCGCCGAACGCGTTCGCCGCGCACCTCGCCAAGTACTTCTCCAACGCCACGCGCGAGGACGGCCTGTTGGCCCGCTGCACCGCGGGCGTGGTGTTCCTGCCGGGCGCCGCGGGGACCGTTCAGGAGATCTTCGACAACGCGACGCCCAACTACTACGGATCGCGGGGCGAGCCGACGCCGATGGTGCTCGTGGACCGGGAGCACTGGACCCGGCGGCTGCCCGCGTGGCCGCTCTTGCAGTCACTCGCCCGGGAGCGGGCGATGGAGTCCCGTATCGCCCTGGTTGACCGGATCGAGGAGGCTCCGGAGGCGTTGAAACGTCTCCGTGGTTAATAAGACGGCAAAGGCGGCCGCTCAGAGGCGTCCTCGCATTGACACTTCTTATGGAACGCTTATAGACCTGTGTGTCTGCTGGGGATGGTGACGCACTCGGCTCACCGGGGGCGCCATCTCCCCCTCCACCCCCCGCAGTTGCGCTTCCCGTAAAGGACAAACGTGTCCCTTTCCCGCCGTACCGCCGCCCGTTCGGTGCGCATGCTCGGTGTCACCGCAGCTTCCGCCGCCCTCGCGCTCAGCGCCGCCGGCACCGCGCTGGCCTGCGACATCAGCGAGTTCTCCGCCACTGCCGCCTGTGACGGCGCCAAGGGCGTCATCACCGTCACCGACAAGGACCCCACGGGCGTCCCTGCCGTCATCACGGTCTTCCTCGAGAACAACGGCGCCGACCTCCGGCAGGTCGGCACCGAACAGACGGTCGTGGGCTCGAAGAAGGGCGTCACCGTCACCTTCGCCGAGGACTGGGAGCCGAACGCCGAGTACCGGGTCCACGTCCTGGCCGTCAAGGGCAAGAAGACGTTCGTCGACGCCGACATCAGCCCGAACGTGACCACCCCGTCCAAGGCCTGCAAGGCCGACGACACCTCGACCCCGAGCACCACCCCGTCCGCGTCGCCGTCGGAGACCAAGACCACTCCGCCGGCCGGGACGGCCACCCCGTCCGCCTCTCCCTCCGAGACGTCCGACGACAGCGCGGCTCCCGTGCCCTCGGCGAGCAACGCCCCGTCCGCCGCGGCCCAGGAGTCCAACCTCGCCGAGACCGGCGCCAACTCCAACACCGGCTTGATAGTCGGCGTCGCGGCCGCCCTGGTCGTCGTCGGCGGTGGCGCGGTGTTCTTCGGAATGCGCCGCCGCGGGTCCGGCAACCGCTGACCCGCACCCCCGGCACCACCGACGTACGTGAACGGCCCGACTCCCTCGCGGAGACGGGCCGTTCGCGCGTCCGGACCCGGCCGTCAGTCCAGTACGACGGTCTCGTCCGCGTCGAAGCCGACACCCACCGCGTCCCCGACCTCCGGCGCGTCCCGCAGCGCGCACGCCGCCTCGAGCCCCGGCGCGCCCTCGGGCTGAAGACGCACGGCGACATGGGTACCGCGGAAGGTGCGGGCCGTGACGGTGCAGCACAGCCCCTCGTCCGCGCCCACCAGACGCACACCCGCGGGCCGGACCAGCAGCGTGCGGGCCCCCTGACCCGATCCGTCCGGGACCGGCACCTTGCCCCACGGCGTGACCGCGGCCGCCCCCGTGACGGTCGCCTCCACCACGTTGTCGAAGCCCAGGAACCGCGCCACGAACGCGTCCGCCGGCCGCTGCCACACCTCCAGAGGTGTACCGGACTGGGCGATCCGCCCGTCCCGCATCACCACGACCCGGTCGGCCAGCGCGAACGCCTCGCCCTGGTCGTGCGTGACCGCGAGCACGGTCGTCCCCAACCGGCCGAACAGCTCCCGCAGTTCGACGACCAGCCGCTCGCGCAGCGAACGGTCGAGCTGCCCGAGCGGCTCGTCGAGCATCAGCAGCCGGGGCTGCGGCGCGAGAGCCCGGGCCAGCGCCACCCGCTGCTGCTCCCCGCCCGACAGCGAGGCCACCGCGCGGTCACCGGCGCCCGGCAGCCCGACCAGCTCCAGGAGTTCCGCCACCCGCTCGCCCTGCCGGCCCTTCGGCACACCGCGCATCCGCAGCCCGAAAGCCACGTTGCCGCCCACGTCCCGCTGCGGGAACAGCTGATGGTCCTGGAACATCAGACCGACCTCACGCCGGTGTGCGGGCACCCCCGTGCGGTCCTTCCCGTCGAGCAGCACCCGGCCCGCGTCCAGCGGCTGGAGCCCGGCCACCGCCCGCAGCAACGTCGACTTGCCGCTGCCGCTCGGCCCGAGCACACACACCACCTCGTGCTCGGCGACGGCGAGGTCGACGGCGTCGAGCACGGCCCGTCCACCGAACCGCACGGTCGCCCGCTCCAGCTCCAGCAGCATCAGAAGTCCCCCGCCCGGTCGGTGCGCAGCCGCTCCAGCACCAGCAGGGCCACCGCGCACACCACCATCAGAATCGTCGAAAGGGCCATCGCCTGGCCGTAGTTCAGCTCTCCCGCGCGCCCCAGCAGCCGCGCCACGGCGACCGGCAGCGTCGGATTGTCGGGACGGGCGATGAACACCGTCGCCCCGAACTCCCCCAGCGACACCGCGAAGGCGAACCCGGCCGCGACGAGCAGCGCACGCCGCACCATCGGCAGGTCGACCTCCCGCCACACCCGCCAGGGCGACGCGCCGAGCACGGCCGCCGCCTCGCGCAACCGGTGGTCCACCGCCCGAAGCACCGGCAGCATGGTCCGTACGACGAAGGGGACACCGACCAGCGCCTGCGCGAGCGGCACCAGGATCCACGTACCGCGCAGGTCCAGCGGAGGCTCATCGAGCGCGATCAGGAAGCCGAAGCCGACGGTCACGGCGGAGACGCCGAGCGGCAGCATCAGCAGCGCGTCGAAGCCGCGGACCAGCCGTCCGGCGTCCCGGCGGGTGAGCGCGGCCGCGGCGAGCCCGCCGACCAGCACGGCGATCGCGGTGGCGACGACGGCGTACTCCAGCGAGTTGCCGATCGCCTCGATCGGCGGGACCAGGAAGACATTGCCGTCGTCACTGGTCAGCGCCCGGTAGTAGGCGAAGCCGGGTGCGTCGAACGAGCGCTGCGCCAGCACCGCGAGCGGCAGTACCAGCAGGACGGCGATCGTGGCGAGCACCCCGGCCAGCAGCGCCCACTGCCCCGCCCCGCGCGGCCGGCGGGCCGTCGTCGAGGCGTCGACCAACCGCAGCGCGCTCTCCCGCCGCCGCACGGTCCAGGCGTGCACACCGAGGATCGCGCCGACGGCCGCGAACTGGACGAGCGTGAGCACGGCGGCCGTGGACAGGTCGAAGATCTCGGAGGTCTGCCGGTAGATCTCCACCTCCAGGGTGGAGAAGGTGGGGCCGCCGAGGATCTGCACCACCCCGAAGGAGGTGAAGGTGAAGAGGAAGATCATCAGCGCGGCGGCCGCGACCGCGGGTCCCAGCGCGGGCAGGGTGACCGTGCGCCAGGCCGTGAGCCGGGACGCGCCGAGCATCCGCGCCGCCTCCTCCTGGCGGGGGTCCAGCTGGGACCACAGCCCGCCCACCGTCCGCACGACGACCGCGTAGTTGAAGAAGACGTGCGCCAGCAGGATCGCCCACACCGTGGTGTCCAGCCGTACGCCCCACAGGTCGTCCAGCAGTCCCCCGCGCCCCACGAGCGCCAGGAACGCCGTACCGACCACGACCGTCGGCAGGACGAACGGCACGGTGACGACGGCGCGCAGCACCTGCCGTCCCGGGAACTCCAGCCGCGCGAAGACGTAGGCGGCGGGCAGCGCGACCAGCAGCGTCAGCGCGGTGGAGGCCAGCGCCTGCCAGGTCGTGAACCACAGCACGTGCCGGATGCCGGACTGCGCGAGCACGTCCCGCAGCGCCCCGAAGCGCCATCCGCCGTCGGCGCCCAGTCCCCGGGCGACGATCGCGGCGACCGGGTAGGCGAAGAACACCGCGAAGAACGCGACGGGCACGGCCATGAGTCCGAGCCGCGCCGCGCTCCCCGCACGGGACCCGCGCCCGCTCACCTCGCTCACTTCAGTACGAGCGAGGTCCATGACTTGACCCAGTCGTCACGGTGGCCGGCGATCTTCGCCGGGTCGAGCGTCTCGGGGTGCTCGGCCGCCGGCCCGTACGCGGTGAACTCGGCGGGGACGGCCGCGTCCTTCACCACGGGGTACACGAACATGTTGAGCGGCATGTCCTCCTGGAACCGCTTGCTGATCAGGAAGTCGATCAGCGCCTTGCCGCCTTTGCTCTCGGAGGCGTTCGACAGGAGCCCGGCGAACTCGACCTGCCGGAAGCAGGTGCCGGATACGACGCCGGTCGGCGCGGTGCTCGGCTTCGGGTCGGCGTAGATCACCTCGGCGGGCGGCGAGGAGGCGTACGACACGACGAGCGGGCGGTCGGCCTTGGCCTTCTTCCCGCCGGCGGAACCGGAGAACTCCTCGTTGTAGGCCTGCTCCCAGCCGTCGACGACCTTCACGCCGTTGGCCTTGAGCTTCTTCCAGTACCCTTCCCAGCCCCCGTCGCCGTACTTCGCGGCGGTGCCGAGCAGGAAGCCGAGGCCGGGCGAGGAGGTGGCGGCGTTCTCGGTGACGAGCAGGTTGCGGTAGGCGGGCTTGACCAGGTCGTCGAAGGAGGCGGGCGGCGCGAGCTTGTGCTCGGTGAAGTACGCCTTGTCGTAGTTGACGCAGATGTCGCCGAAGTCGACGGGCGTGACCCGGTGCTTCGTCGCGTCCAGCTGGTACGGGGCGCCGACCCGCGCCAGCCCCGCGGCCTCGTACGGCTGGAACAGCCCGTTGTCGAGGGCGCGGGACAGCAGGGTGTTGTCGACGCCGAAGAAGACGTCGCCCTGCGGGTTGTCCTTGGTGAGGATCGCCTTGTTGACGGCCTGCCCGGCGTCGCCGTCCTGGAGGACCCTCACCTTGTAGCCGGACTCCTTCTCGAAGGCGGCGAGCACGCTCTTGGACACGGCCCACGAGTCGTGACTGACGAGGGTGACGGTCCCGGAGCCGTCCGAGCCCGCCGCCTTCCCGTCCGTCGAACCGCACGCGGACAGCGCGACGAGGCCGAGCCCCACCGCCACGGCCACGGCCACGGCCACGAAAGTCTTGTTCTGCACTGGTTTTCCTCCTGGGTTGACCAGGAAGAGACGCGGCCCCGCCCGGGTCCGCGCGGGACGCCGGGCAGGGCGCAACAGCTCGAGTGATGACCGAACTTCCTACCCAGAATGACCTGGGCGAGGTTCAGAGGGTCTGCGGGCCTGGGTGCCGCACTCTCAGCGCTGTGGCGCTCCCCTGTCGGAATATGAAGATGTGTACGGTCCTCAGACTACCGCTCGGTGGCCGCGAGCTGACCGCACGCCCCGTCGATCTCCTGACCGCGGGTGTCCCGGACCGTGACCGGCACCCCGTGCGCGGCGATCGCCTCGACGAACGCCTTCTCGTCCTCGGGCCGCGAGGCGGTCCACTTGGAACCCGGCGTCGGGTTGAGCGGGATGAGGTTGACGTGCACCGGCTTGCCGCGCAGCAGCCGGCCGAGCCGGTCGCCCCGCCAGGCCTGGTCGTTGATGTCGCGGATCAGCGCGTACTCGATCGACAGCCGCCGTCCGGAGCGCTCGGTGTACTCGAACCCGGCCTCCAGCACCTCGCGCACCTTCCACCGCGTGTTCACGGGGACCAGGGTGTCGCGCAGCTCGTCGT is from Streptomyces asoensis and encodes:
- a CDS encoding VOC family protein; this encodes MTTPAYQQMIFVNLPVNDLDASKKFFTELGYTINPQFSDDNAASVVISDTIVAMLLTKPFYSTFTKKEIADASKTSEVLIALSAPSREKVDELVDRALALGGSPSGETQDMGFMYGRSFDDLDGHTWEVVWMDPSAVQG
- a CDS encoding LOG family protein, coding for MHPTTPAQPFDGSHDREIESLAEFDEVTRDHGTLSHFRVQSVDLTDRTDVLLALDTSAAVFLGCPMTPEAAAKARASGALVFPPVPGLSFDPYRGFVYSPEELFASLDEGYEATPDARTYAWFQRTKADGDIFGSMLRSLHDDAVSDALDELLAGQDVVGVMGGHAMARGTQEYAGAARLGRELARTGLTVATGGGPGAMEAANLGAYAAPFDDGMLAGALDILAKAPGFTPSVTDWAKAAFEVRAGWPDGGPSVGIPTWFYGHEPPNAFAAHLAKYFSNATREDGLLARCTAGVVFLPGAAGTVQEIFDNATPNYYGSRGEPTPMVLVDREHWTRRLPAWPLLQSLARERAMESRIALVDRIEEAPEALKRLRG
- a CDS encoding LAETG motif-containing sortase-dependent surface protein; translation: MSLSRRTAARSVRMLGVTAASAALALSAAGTALACDISEFSATAACDGAKGVITVTDKDPTGVPAVITVFLENNGADLRQVGTEQTVVGSKKGVTVTFAEDWEPNAEYRVHVLAVKGKKTFVDADISPNVTTPSKACKADDTSTPSTTPSASPSETKTTPPAGTATPSASPSETSDDSAAPVPSASNAPSAAAQESNLAETGANSNTGLIVGVAAALVVVGGGAVFFGMRRRGSGNR
- a CDS encoding ABC transporter ATP-binding protein codes for the protein MLLELERATVRFGGRAVLDAVDLAVAEHEVVCVLGPSGSGKSTLLRAVAGLQPLDAGRVLLDGKDRTGVPAHRREVGLMFQDHQLFPQRDVGGNVAFGLRMRGVPKGRQGERVAELLELVGLPGAGDRAVASLSGGEQQRVALARALAPQPRLLMLDEPLGQLDRSLRERLVVELRELFGRLGTTVLAVTHDQGEAFALADRVVVMRDGRIAQSGTPLEVWQRPADAFVARFLGFDNVVEATVTGAAAVTPWGKVPVPDGSGQGARTLLVRPAGVRLVGADEGLCCTVTARTFRGTHVAVRLQPEGAPGLEAACALRDAPEVGDAVGVGFDADETVVLD
- a CDS encoding ABC transporter permease, translated to MDLARTEVSEVSGRGSRAGSAARLGLMAVPVAFFAVFFAYPVAAIVARGLGADGGWRFGALRDVLAQSGIRHVLWFTTWQALASTALTLLVALPAAYVFARLEFPGRQVLRAVVTVPFVLPTVVVGTAFLALVGRGGLLDDLWGVRLDTTVWAILLAHVFFNYAVVVRTVGGLWSQLDPRQEEAARMLGASRLTAWRTVTLPALGPAVAAAALMIFLFTFTSFGVVQILGGPTFSTLEVEIYRQTSEIFDLSTAAVLTLVQFAAVGAILGVHAWTVRRRESALRLVDASTTARRPRGAGQWALLAGVLATIAVLLVLPLAVLAQRSFDAPGFAYYRALTSDDGNVFLVPPIEAIGNSLEYAVVATAIAVLVGGLAAAALTRRDAGRLVRGFDALLMLPLGVSAVTVGFGFLIALDEPPLDLRGTWILVPLAQALVGVPFVVRTMLPVLRAVDHRLREAAAVLGASPWRVWREVDLPMVRRALLVAAGFAFAVSLGEFGATVFIARPDNPTLPVAVARLLGRAGELNYGQAMALSTILMVVCAVALLVLERLRTDRAGDF
- a CDS encoding thiamine ABC transporter substrate binding subunit: MQNKTFVAVAVAVAVGLGLVALSACGSTDGKAAGSDGSGTVTLVSHDSWAVSKSVLAAFEKESGYKVRVLQDGDAGQAVNKAILTKDNPQGDVFFGVDNTLLSRALDNGLFQPYEAAGLARVGAPYQLDATKHRVTPVDFGDICVNYDKAYFTEHKLAPPASFDDLVKPAYRNLLVTENAATSSPGLGFLLGTAAKYGDGGWEGYWKKLKANGVKVVDGWEQAYNEEFSGSAGGKKAKADRPLVVSYASSPPAEVIYADPKPSTAPTGVVSGTCFRQVEFAGLLSNASESKGGKALIDFLISKRFQEDMPLNMFVYPVVKDAAVPAEFTAYGPAAEHPETLDPAKIAGHRDDWVKSWTSLVLK